A stretch of the Bdellovibrio sp. 22V genome encodes the following:
- the lepB gene encoding signal peptidase I translates to MNENQETRSLKGTWNQAILTFLFPILLVMGVRWALFEPFVIPSGSMIPNLLIHDHVIVKKFSYGLHVPFGNKWLLQWQTPERGEVVVFKYPENPDVYYIKRLIGLPGDTVEVKAGRVTVNGKKWELQSFENPANEKGFNYFTENNGQRSYVVRFLSDENSGEVEAFKVPEGQYFFMGDNRDQSSDSRYWGFVKNDYLVGRAWIIWLSCNSTLPTMTFVCDPSQIRFNRLFQSLQ, encoded by the coding sequence ATGAATGAAAATCAGGAAACTCGCAGCTTAAAAGGAACGTGGAATCAGGCGATTCTAACGTTCCTTTTTCCCATTCTGCTGGTGATGGGCGTACGTTGGGCTCTGTTTGAACCCTTTGTTATTCCCTCGGGAAGTATGATTCCCAATCTTCTTATTCATGATCACGTTATCGTAAAAAAATTCTCGTACGGTTTGCATGTTCCCTTTGGCAACAAGTGGCTTTTGCAATGGCAAACGCCGGAAAGAGGCGAAGTCGTCGTTTTTAAGTATCCGGAAAATCCCGACGTCTATTACATCAAGAGATTGATCGGGCTTCCCGGTGACACAGTGGAAGTGAAAGCGGGCCGTGTGACGGTCAATGGAAAAAAGTGGGAATTACAATCCTTTGAAAATCCCGCGAATGAAAAAGGTTTTAACTACTTCACGGAAAATAACGGACAACGTTCTTATGTCGTGCGCTTTCTTTCTGACGAAAACAGCGGTGAAGTCGAAGCTTTCAAAGTTCCTGAAGGTCAGTACTTCTTCATGGGTGACAACCGCGATCAATCGAGTGACTCGCGTTATTGGGGTTTCGTAAAAAATGATTACCTTGTCGGAAGAGCATGGATCATCTGGCTTTCGTGTAACAGCACTTTGCCGACGATGACGTTTGTCTGCGACCCTTCACAGATCCGCTTCAATCGTTTGTTTCAATCGTTGCAATAA
- a CDS encoding aspartate carbamoyltransferase catalytic subunit — protein MLSRQNKSLLNLSSIEKNKIDFLFSVADDIAAKKSLDYEGFGKTGALLFFEASTRTRLSFETACARLGIYSLLIEGKTGTSLEKGETLEDTVLNVAAMNPEFLVIRCGDGLDLASLSAQVKMPILNAGWGKRGHPTQALLDAYTIRKHLGKCEGQRVLIVGDIRHSRVAASHFELAKKLGYEVALCGPRGFLPETADMKIFSSLQEGLSWATVAMALRVQLERHEHQVSLADYRDKYGFTKKNLAALAPQSLILHPGPINQGTELDAEILQDPRCQVLDQVSNGVLIRQSLIYTTVTEGKS, from the coding sequence ATGTTATCTAGGCAAAACAAATCTCTTCTTAATCTTAGTTCCATTGAAAAAAACAAAATCGACTTTCTATTCTCTGTGGCAGACGATATCGCTGCTAAAAAGTCGTTGGACTATGAGGGCTTCGGAAAAACCGGAGCCCTTTTGTTTTTTGAGGCTAGTACAAGAACTCGCCTCAGCTTTGAAACAGCCTGTGCACGTTTGGGAATTTACTCACTTCTCATAGAGGGAAAAACCGGAACAAGCCTTGAAAAGGGCGAAACACTTGAAGACACTGTTCTGAACGTGGCCGCGATGAATCCGGAATTTTTGGTCATTCGCTGTGGCGACGGTCTGGATTTGGCGTCGTTGTCTGCACAAGTAAAAATGCCGATTCTGAATGCCGGCTGGGGGAAGCGGGGTCATCCGACACAAGCTCTTTTAGATGCCTACACGATCCGCAAACATTTGGGAAAGTGCGAGGGGCAGCGAGTGCTTATCGTTGGAGATATTCGTCACAGTCGCGTGGCCGCTTCGCACTTTGAGTTGGCGAAAAAACTGGGCTACGAAGTGGCTCTGTGTGGACCGCGAGGATTTTTGCCAGAGACAGCCGACATGAAAATTTTCTCTTCTTTGCAAGAGGGATTATCTTGGGCAACGGTCGCGATGGCTTTGCGTGTACAGCTCGAGCGCCATGAGCATCAAGTTTCATTGGCGGACTATCGCGACAAATATGGATTTACGAAAAAGAACTTAGCGGCGTTAGCACCGCAATCTTTGATTCTGCATCCCGGGCCTATCAATCAAGGCACGGAACTGGATGCGGAGATTTTGCAGGATCCGCGCTGCCAAGTTTTGGATCAAGTTTCTAATGGAGTGCTTATCCGTCAAAGTTTGATTTATACGACGGTCACAGAGGGGAAGTCATGA
- the lepB gene encoding signal peptidase I: MSNDKKNGWNWRTKHFWTEGWGSLFLAVFIALFIRWGFIEAYVIPSGSMLPSLLIHDHIFVNKLTYGLRVPFSENWLVKFNEPKRGEVIVFKYPKDMSTFFIKRIVGESGDKIYYENGTLYINDKAVDKKVPANMDDFAWLRDADFQRDGNINDNKENYVEFTEELPGGKNHAILLRKGDIYETYGPVVVPDDHLFVMGDNRMNSSDGRVWGFLPKQNILGRAMFVWLSCEETVPALPFLCNPLTIRWGRFFHSVN, from the coding sequence ATGAGTAACGACAAAAAGAATGGCTGGAACTGGAGAACGAAGCACTTTTGGACCGAAGGATGGGGTTCCCTGTTTTTGGCGGTGTTCATCGCTCTTTTCATCCGCTGGGGTTTTATCGAAGCTTACGTGATTCCTTCCGGATCGATGCTTCCTTCTTTGTTGATTCATGATCACATTTTTGTGAACAAATTAACCTACGGTTTGCGCGTTCCATTCAGCGAAAACTGGTTGGTGAAATTCAATGAACCTAAGCGCGGCGAAGTGATCGTTTTCAAATATCCTAAAGACATGAGCACGTTCTTCATTAAGCGTATCGTGGGTGAGTCCGGCGACAAGATTTACTATGAAAACGGAACTCTTTACATCAACGACAAAGCTGTTGATAAGAAAGTTCCTGCCAACATGGATGATTTCGCGTGGTTGCGCGATGCGGATTTTCAAAGGGACGGCAACATCAACGACAACAAAGAAAACTATGTTGAATTCACAGAAGAGCTTCCTGGCGGAAAAAATCACGCCATTCTTCTGCGTAAAGGCGACATCTACGAAACCTACGGACCGGTGGTTGTTCCTGACGATCATCTTTTCGTGATGGGTGACAACCGTATGAATTCTTCCGACGGCCGTGTTTGGGGATTCTTGCCAAAACAAAACATCTTGGGCCGTGCGATGTTTGTGTGGTTGAGCTGTGAAGAAACTGTTCCTGCATTGCCATTCCTGTGCAATCCATTAACGATCCGTTGGGGACGTTTCTTCCATTCAGTTAATTAA
- the lepA gene encoding translation elongation factor 4 gives MDPKFIRNFSIIAHIDHGKSTLADGLLSATGALSDREKKDQFLDNMELERERGITIKAQTVCLDFKSKDGNMYQINLIDTPGHVDFSYEVSRSLAACEGAILVVDAAQGVEAQTLANVYLAIENNLEIIPVLNKIDLPSADPEGVAKQIEDTVGLDCTGIIHASAKEKIGITDILEAIVEKVPPPKADRSLTPRALIFDSWFDAYQGVVVLVRVMDGVIKKGDKIKFMATDRDYEVLRMGKYKPFPAMQETLEAGEVGFIICGIKDIRDVQVGDTVTSAKHPAVEPLAGFQRIKPMVFAGIFPVVASEYENLKDALDKLCLNDSSLTFEIEKSAALGFGYRCGFLGLLHMEIVQERLEREFNLDLITTAPTVVYRITKTDGTEIMLENPSGMPAETQITKFEEPYVKVTLHTPTDYIGGILKLCEDKRGIQLKMEYVTDKKVIIEYKLPMNEMVMDFYDRLKSISKGYASLEYEFIGFEESDLVKLDILINGEPIDALSLIVHRSKAQNRGRALAEKMKELIPRQQYQVAIQAAIGAKIIARETLGAIRKDVTAKCYGGDISRKRKLLEKQKEGKKRMKAIGHVEVPQEAFLAILKVED, from the coding sequence ATGGATCCAAAGTTTATTAGAAACTTCTCAATTATTGCTCATATCGACCACGGTAAATCGACTTTGGCGGACGGACTGCTTTCCGCAACCGGGGCTCTTTCAGATCGTGAAAAGAAAGATCAGTTCCTTGATAACATGGAGCTGGAGCGTGAACGTGGAATCACGATCAAGGCGCAGACGGTGTGCTTGGATTTTAAATCCAAAGACGGCAACATGTACCAAATCAACTTGATCGATACCCCGGGGCACGTGGATTTTTCTTACGAAGTTTCTCGTTCTTTGGCGGCGTGTGAAGGCGCGATTCTTGTTGTCGATGCGGCTCAAGGGGTTGAGGCGCAAACTTTGGCCAACGTCTATCTTGCGATTGAAAACAATCTTGAGATCATTCCTGTTTTGAACAAAATCGATCTTCCTTCTGCAGATCCAGAAGGTGTCGCGAAACAAATCGAAGACACAGTGGGTTTGGACTGCACAGGTATCATTCACGCGTCGGCAAAAGAAAAAATCGGCATCACGGATATTCTTGAGGCCATTGTTGAAAAAGTTCCGCCGCCAAAGGCAGACCGCAGTCTGACTCCGCGTGCGCTTATTTTTGACTCTTGGTTTGACGCTTATCAAGGCGTTGTGGTTCTTGTGCGCGTGATGGATGGTGTGATTAAAAAAGGCGACAAAATCAAGTTCATGGCAACAGACCGTGACTATGAAGTTTTGCGCATGGGTAAATACAAACCATTCCCGGCGATGCAAGAGACTCTTGAGGCCGGTGAAGTGGGTTTCATCATTTGCGGTATTAAAGACATTCGCGACGTGCAAGTGGGTGACACTGTGACGTCGGCGAAACATCCTGCCGTGGAGCCTCTAGCAGGTTTCCAAAGAATCAAGCCGATGGTTTTCGCGGGGATCTTCCCGGTGGTTGCGTCTGAATACGAGAATCTGAAAGACGCTTTGGACAAGCTTTGTCTGAACGACTCTTCTTTGACTTTTGAAATCGAGAAGTCAGCGGCCTTGGGCTTTGGTTATCGTTGCGGTTTCTTGGGCCTTCTGCACATGGAGATCGTGCAAGAGCGTTTGGAGCGTGAATTCAATCTCGACTTGATCACAACAGCGCCAACGGTTGTTTATAGAATCACGAAAACAGACGGCACTGAGATCATGCTCGAAAATCCTTCGGGCATGCCGGCAGAAACGCAAATTACAAAGTTTGAAGAGCCTTACGTGAAGGTGACTTTGCATACTCCGACCGATTATATCGGCGGCATCCTTAAGCTTTGTGAAGACAAGCGTGGTATTCAGCTGAAAATGGAATACGTGACCGACAAAAAAGTCATCATTGAGTACAAGTTGCCAATGAATGAAATGGTCATGGATTTCTATGACCGCTTGAAGTCGATCTCTAAGGGCTATGCCTCTTTGGAATATGAATTCATCGGTTTCGAAGAATCGGATCTTGTAAAACTGGATATTTTGATCAACGGCGAGCCGATTGATGCCCTTTCTTTGATCGTCCATAGATCGAAAGCGCAAAATCGCGGACGTGCGTTGGCAGAAAAGATGAAAGAGCTTATCCCTCGCCAACAATACCAAGTGGCAATTCAGGCCGCGATCGGTGCTAAGATTATCGCGCGTGAGACATTGGGTGCGATAAGAAAAGACGTGACCGCGAAGTGTTATGGTGGTGATATTTCTCGTAAGCGTAAGCTTTTAGAGAAGCAAAAAGAGGGTAAAAAGCGCATGAAGGCGATCGGCCATGTCGAAGTGCCTCAGGAAGCCTTTTTAGCAATCCTGAAAGTGGAAGATTAG
- the lepB gene encoding signal peptidase I, with protein sequence MNRWREYFTTLVLAVLFALFVRNFLVTAYKVPTGSMQPTLKPGDFIFSSRISYGFPLPFSQKKAAASMPERGDVVVFSYPNQPSVIYVKRVVGLPGDRVQIIKGRLFLNEEPLQYEKMANNSDNPNPELFDIFEESTPESKWRVIFQKNPEDKDFGPLVVPPGEVFLLGDNRDASDDSRYWGTVPMAQVVGRVVLIWLSLDWQKKWGGGQYPSVRWNRVFSPVY encoded by the coding sequence ATGAATCGTTGGCGGGAATATTTCACAACTCTTGTTTTGGCAGTGCTTTTTGCTCTGTTTGTGCGAAATTTTCTTGTCACCGCTTATAAAGTTCCGACAGGCTCCATGCAGCCAACGTTGAAACCTGGCGACTTCATCTTTTCCTCGCGTATTTCCTATGGTTTTCCTCTGCCATTTTCACAAAAAAAAGCAGCGGCTTCGATGCCTGAAAGAGGTGACGTTGTTGTTTTCAGTTATCCCAATCAGCCTTCTGTCATTTACGTAAAAAGAGTCGTGGGTTTGCCCGGCGATCGCGTGCAAATTATCAAAGGTCGTTTGTTTTTAAACGAAGAGCCTTTGCAGTACGAGAAAATGGCCAACAACAGCGACAACCCGAATCCGGAGCTTTTCGACATTTTTGAAGAGTCTACGCCGGAATCGAAATGGCGCGTGATCTTCCAAAAAAATCCTGAAGATAAAGATTTCGGTCCGTTAGTGGTTCCTCCTGGGGAGGTGTTTCTTCTTGGGGACAATCGTGACGCAAGTGACGACTCGCGCTATTGGGGAACGGTTCCGATGGCTCAAGTGGTAGGCCGGGTCGTTTTAATTTGGCTTTCGCTCGACTGGCAAAAGAAATGGGGCGGAGGTCAGTATCCTTCAGTGCGTTGGAACCGAGTTTTTTCTCCGGTGTATTGA
- the carA gene encoding glutamine-hydrolyzing carbamoyl-phosphate synthase small subunit has product MKGFLVLETGEVYAGLWQGGEDRIGEVVFNTSHSGYEEIATDPSYFKQIVVMTAPMQGNYGIEDAVWESRRLWIEGFICLEIQDTERDQAWKKRLTENKIPLVTEIDTRSLVLRLRKGTPWGALVNAADEAEARKKAAALLSQKNNLEMDWVYLTSRKEGEVRRGENMVGPRIAVLDFGCKENILRELEKRCSEIKIFNSRSSVQDILEYNPDGIMLTNGPGDPADVKVATGTVRELLGVKPIFGICMGHQILGLALGAKTYKLKFGHRGSNHPIRDTLLNQIYVSSQNHGYAVEAGSLPADATVTHTNLNDGTVAGFYSEKRKYLGIQYHPESCPGPHEAQGLFSYFIERMI; this is encoded by the coding sequence ATGAAGGGTTTTCTTGTGCTAGAGACAGGTGAAGTGTATGCGGGCCTTTGGCAAGGCGGTGAAGATCGCATTGGTGAAGTGGTCTTCAATACTTCGCACTCTGGCTACGAAGAGATCGCGACCGACCCGTCTTATTTTAAACAGATTGTCGTGATGACTGCGCCGATGCAGGGAAATTACGGCATCGAAGACGCCGTGTGGGAATCCCGCCGTCTATGGATTGAAGGTTTCATCTGTCTTGAAATTCAGGATACGGAACGCGATCAAGCTTGGAAAAAGCGTCTTACAGAAAACAAAATTCCGCTTGTAACTGAAATCGATACACGCTCTTTAGTATTGCGCTTGCGTAAAGGGACTCCGTGGGGAGCTCTTGTGAATGCGGCGGATGAAGCCGAGGCCCGCAAGAAGGCGGCAGCTTTGTTATCTCAAAAAAACAATCTGGAAATGGATTGGGTTTACCTGACTTCGCGCAAAGAAGGAGAAGTCCGCCGTGGTGAAAACATGGTTGGTCCTCGTATCGCAGTTCTTGATTTTGGCTGTAAAGAAAACATTCTGCGTGAGCTCGAAAAACGTTGTTCAGAAATTAAAATTTTTAACAGCCGTTCCAGTGTTCAAGACATTCTTGAGTACAATCCCGACGGGATCATGTTGACGAACGGTCCCGGCGATCCTGCCGACGTCAAAGTCGCCACCGGAACCGTCCGTGAGCTTTTGGGCGTAAAACCCATCTTTGGAATTTGTATGGGGCACCAAATCCTCGGGCTCGCATTAGGTGCGAAGACATACAAATTAAAGTTTGGCCACCGTGGCAGTAACCACCCAATTCGCGACACCCTGCTTAATCAGATTTACGTAAGTAGCCAAAACCATGGATATGCTGTGGAAGCGGGCAGTTTGCCTGCCGACGCGACGGTAACGCACACAAATTTAAATGATGGCACTGTGGCAGGTTTTTATAGTGAAAAGAGGAAGTATTTAGGAATACAATATCATCCGGAAAGTTGCCCAGGCCCGCATGAAGCGCAAGGGCTGTTTAGTTATTTTATTGAGCGGATGATATGA
- the raiA gene encoding ribosome-associated translation inhibitor RaiA, producing MKLNYTFKHLDHSDSLVTYTEEKISEISKFLLRDGYGSVYFSKQKNEFCVEVSVNTREKYFKATAFSPDVYGAVDAVAEKLEKQFLKISKQYKNHKRPELTKEGKLDQAMRWRKAA from the coding sequence ATGAAACTCAACTATACCTTTAAGCACCTCGATCACTCCGATTCACTTGTTACTTATACGGAAGAAAAGATCTCGGAGATTTCGAAGTTCCTGCTTAGAGATGGGTACGGCAGCGTCTATTTCAGCAAACAGAAAAATGAGTTCTGTGTTGAGGTCTCCGTGAATACTCGAGAGAAATATTTTAAAGCGACCGCTTTTTCGCCGGATGTTTACGGCGCGGTGGATGCCGTTGCTGAAAAATTGGAAAAACAATTTCTCAAGATCAGCAAGCAGTACAAGAACCATAAAAGACCTGAACTCACAAAAGAAGGAAAATTGGATCAAGCAATGCGCTGGCGAAAAGCTGCTTGA
- the carB gene encoding carbamoyl-phosphate synthase large subunit, whose translation MPRTSSIKRVLIIGSGPIVIGQACEFDYSGTQACKALMKEGLEVILVNSNPATIMTDPEIATRVYVEPLKVDYLEKIIEKEKPDAVIPTLGGQTALNLALDLHAKGILQKHKVQLLGATPTVIKAGEDREIFRGILDKIGARYPKSHLVRTYEHGLQVADELGYPLILRPNYTLGGGGGGIAYSPEEYKKMLVGALHESPTSEVLVEESILGWKEFELEVMRDHKGTFVVVCSIENLDPCGVHTGDSITVAPQQTLSDREYQFMRDEACKIINEVGIQTGGANIQFAVHPTTRERVVIEMNPRVSRSSALASKATGFPIAKIAALLAIGYSLDELQNDITKVTPSCYEPALDYVVTKIPRFAFEKFPGSKDSLTTQMKSVGEVMGIGRTLQESLMKALASLEKDPQAISEVELETGKISYPNSQRIYHLFQAFRDGKTVAEIEELTRINPYFLEHIEALIKFETKFKKEFSENNAELLLAAKRKGFTDARLAALVGKTEKEICGLREKLQVFPRYQQVDTCAGEFESSTPYFYSSYWPTQSATVNAPNAVVIIGSGPNRIGQGIEFDYSCVRGVKAFQKSGSKVIMVNSNPETVSTDYDTSDVLFFEPLTSESLIEIMRFMKPQGFVAQLGGQTPINVAPDLVKAGFKLLGSSLETIDLAEDRGLFSKICRELNFAIPNSAMAGSLMEALQYEAQVGYPMICRPSYVLGGRRMEVIENRDELLSYFQRHADYIAPDKPCLMDQFLAGALEVDVDLVRGEDWTVIGGVVEHIEAAGVHSGDSMGVLPPHRLKPETCVRIEELSQRLADRIGVIGHLNLQLAVKNDVVYMLEANPRSSRSVPFVAKATNIPLIDLGVAAMLGKKKKDLKLDNLQWRNTKSVSVKGVVFPFKKFSESDSILGPEMKSTGESMGRGKDYSEALSKAFLASNIRLPKIGQVFFSLRDKDKETMLPLARELQRMGYGVSATTGTASFFNERGVNCLSLRKVDEGRPHCVDKIRSGEVAFVINTTSGRRAIEASFDIRRACTDYNIPCITESDAAEAFILALKNQRNESSSVEALGAMEEF comes from the coding sequence GTGCCGCGAACGTCCAGTATTAAACGGGTATTAATTATTGGATCTGGACCTATCGTAATCGGGCAAGCATGTGAGTTTGATTACTCCGGCACTCAAGCCTGTAAAGCTCTAATGAAAGAGGGATTGGAAGTTATTCTCGTCAACTCCAATCCGGCGACGATCATGACCGATCCTGAAATCGCCACTCGCGTGTACGTGGAGCCTCTCAAGGTCGACTATCTTGAAAAAATCATTGAAAAAGAAAAGCCCGATGCTGTGATCCCGACTCTGGGGGGACAGACCGCGCTGAACTTAGCGCTCGATCTTCATGCGAAAGGCATTTTGCAAAAACATAAGGTGCAATTGCTGGGCGCAACGCCGACCGTTATCAAAGCGGGGGAAGATCGCGAAATCTTCCGTGGCATCCTCGATAAAATCGGTGCGCGCTATCCGAAAAGTCATTTGGTTCGTACTTATGAACACGGTCTGCAAGTGGCTGATGAACTCGGTTATCCGTTGATCCTTCGTCCAAATTACACCTTGGGCGGCGGTGGAGGAGGCATTGCGTACTCTCCTGAAGAGTACAAGAAGATGCTTGTGGGGGCTTTACACGAAAGTCCGACATCGGAAGTTCTTGTGGAAGAAAGTATCCTTGGCTGGAAAGAGTTCGAGCTTGAGGTCATGCGCGATCACAAAGGCACTTTTGTGGTTGTGTGCTCGATCGAAAATCTGGATCCTTGCGGCGTTCACACGGGGGACAGTATCACAGTGGCGCCTCAGCAAACTTTGAGTGATCGTGAATATCAATTCATGCGCGACGAGGCCTGCAAGATCATCAATGAAGTCGGAATTCAAACGGGCGGTGCGAACATTCAATTTGCCGTTCATCCAACGACACGTGAGCGTGTTGTCATCGAAATGAATCCGCGGGTGAGCCGTTCGTCTGCATTGGCAAGTAAAGCTACGGGATTCCCCATTGCGAAGATCGCCGCGTTGTTGGCAATCGGCTATAGTCTTGATGAACTTCAAAACGACATCACAAAAGTCACTCCGTCTTGTTACGAGCCGGCACTTGATTATGTTGTGACGAAGATCCCGCGTTTTGCCTTCGAAAAATTCCCGGGTTCCAAAGACTCTTTGACGACGCAAATGAAGAGTGTCGGCGAAGTCATGGGAATTGGCCGGACTTTGCAAGAGTCTTTGATGAAGGCTTTGGCGAGTTTGGAAAAAGATCCACAGGCTATTTCGGAAGTGGAACTTGAGACCGGAAAAATTTCTTATCCGAACAGTCAGCGTATTTATCATCTCTTCCAGGCTTTCCGAGACGGAAAAACCGTGGCGGAAATCGAGGAGCTCACGCGTATCAATCCTTATTTCCTTGAACACATTGAAGCGCTCATTAAATTTGAAACAAAATTTAAGAAAGAATTCTCTGAAAATAATGCCGAACTTTTGTTGGCAGCAAAACGCAAGGGATTTACGGATGCGCGCCTTGCGGCTCTTGTCGGCAAAACAGAAAAAGAGATTTGTGGTTTGCGCGAAAAGCTTCAGGTTTTCCCGCGCTATCAACAAGTCGATACCTGTGCCGGAGAGTTCGAGTCTTCCACACCTTATTTCTACTCGTCTTATTGGCCGACACAATCAGCGACGGTCAATGCTCCTAATGCAGTAGTCATCATCGGAAGCGGACCGAACCGTATTGGACAAGGTATCGAATTCGATTACAGCTGTGTGCGCGGAGTGAAAGCTTTCCAAAAAAGCGGTAGCAAAGTGATTATGGTGAACTCGAATCCTGAAACGGTTTCGACGGACTATGACACCTCCGATGTTCTTTTCTTTGAGCCTTTGACTTCGGAAAGTTTGATAGAAATTATGCGTTTTATGAAGCCGCAGGGTTTCGTGGCACAGTTGGGTGGGCAAACTCCGATCAACGTGGCGCCGGACTTGGTGAAGGCGGGCTTCAAACTTCTCGGCTCTTCGCTTGAAACTATCGACCTCGCGGAAGACCGCGGCCTCTTCTCGAAAATCTGCCGCGAATTGAATTTTGCGATTCCGAACTCAGCGATGGCCGGTTCATTGATGGAGGCTCTTCAGTACGAAGCACAAGTCGGTTATCCGATGATCTGCCGTCCAAGCTATGTTCTTGGCGGTCGCCGTATGGAAGTGATCGAAAATCGCGACGAGTTGCTTTCCTACTTCCAAAGACACGCGGACTATATTGCCCCTGACAAACCTTGTTTGATGGATCAATTTCTTGCCGGAGCTCTCGAGGTCGATGTGGACCTCGTTCGGGGCGAAGACTGGACAGTGATCGGCGGCGTGGTTGAGCATATTGAGGCTGCCGGTGTTCATTCCGGGGATTCCATGGGGGTTTTGCCTCCGCATCGTTTGAAGCCTGAAACCTGCGTACGCATCGAAGAACTGTCGCAACGTCTTGCGGACCGTATCGGTGTCATCGGTCACTTAAACTTGCAGTTGGCTGTCAAAAACGACGTCGTTTACATGCTGGAAGCCAACCCGCGCAGCTCACGCTCTGTACCTTTTGTCGCCAAAGCCACGAACATTCCGCTCATCGATTTGGGTGTGGCTGCGATGTTGGGCAAAAAGAAAAAAGATCTGAAGCTTGATAACCTTCAATGGAGAAACACAAAGTCCGTTTCCGTTAAAGGTGTTGTGTTCCCATTTAAAAAATTCTCAGAGTCCGATTCAATCTTGGGGCCCGAGATGAAATCAACCGGCGAAAGCATGGGCCGAGGAAAAGATTATTCCGAAGCTCTGTCGAAAGCTTTTCTTGCAAGTAACATAAGACTTCCAAAGATCGGGCAAGTTTTCTTCTCTTTGCGCGATAAAGACAAAGAAACGATGTTACCACTCGCGCGCGAGTTGCAAAGAATGGGATACGGAGTGTCGGCGACAACCGGGACGGCGTCGTTCTTTAATGAGCGTGGTGTGAACTGTCTGTCGCTAAGAAAAGTCGATGAAGGACGTCCGCACTGTGTGGATAAAATTCGTTCGGGTGAAGTGGCTTTTGTCATCAACACGACATCAGGTCGACGCGCCATCGAAGCGAGCTTCGACATTCGTCGAGCTTGCACGGACTACAATATTCCATGCATCACCGAAAGTGACGCGGCCGAAGCCTTTATTCTTGCTTTGAAAAACCAAAGAAATGAGTCATCATCAGTCGAGGCTCTGGGGGCCATGGAGGAATTTTGA
- the metK gene encoding methionine adenosyltransferase, which yields MKNYLFTSESVSEGHPDKMADQISDGILDAILAQDPKGRVACETMLTTGLVVVAGEITTSAKVNFSEVARDVVKRIGYDHSDKGFDYKTCGVMIAVGQQSPDIAVGVKETLSDDQGAGDQGLMFGYAVNETPELMPLSIAMSHKLVKDLATLRKANKVDWLRPDAKSQVTVQYENGIAKRIDAVVISTQHSDSVSNATIKEFITEELIKKSIPGNWIDAKTKFFINPTGRFVTGGPMGDAGLTGRKIIVDTYGGHGAHGGGAFSGKDPSKVDRSAAYASRHIAKNIVGAGLAERCLVQVAYAIGVAEPVSITVNDYGTSKVGPEVLEKAVRQVFDLRPARITKDLDLLRPIYSPTAAYGHFGRNEESFSWEKLNKVDQLKDAVKTLA from the coding sequence GTGAAAAACTACCTTTTTACGAGCGAATCTGTATCTGAAGGTCATCCCGACAAAATGGCGGACCAAATCTCTGATGGCATTTTGGATGCTATCTTGGCGCAAGATCCAAAGGGTCGCGTTGCCTGTGAGACGATGCTGACGACAGGTCTTGTTGTTGTTGCTGGTGAGATCACAACTTCTGCAAAAGTAAACTTCTCTGAAGTCGCTCGTGATGTTGTAAAGCGTATTGGTTATGACCACTCTGACAAAGGTTTCGACTACAAAACTTGCGGCGTTATGATCGCAGTCGGTCAGCAATCACCTGATATCGCGGTGGGCGTGAAAGAAACTCTTTCTGATGACCAGGGCGCCGGCGACCAAGGTTTGATGTTCGGTTACGCGGTCAATGAAACCCCAGAGTTGATGCCTTTAAGTATCGCGATGTCGCACAAGCTTGTGAAAGATCTTGCGACTCTTCGTAAAGCCAACAAAGTAGACTGGCTCCGTCCCGATGCAAAATCACAAGTGACTGTGCAATACGAAAACGGCATTGCAAAACGTATTGATGCGGTTGTTATTTCCACTCAGCACTCTGACAGCGTATCGAATGCGACGATTAAAGAATTCATTACGGAAGAGCTGATCAAAAAATCCATCCCAGGAAACTGGATTGATGCGAAAACAAAGTTCTTCATCAACCCAACAGGTCGCTTCGTCACGGGCGGCCCTATGGGCGACGCCGGTTTGACGGGTCGTAAGATCATCGTTGATACTTACGGCGGTCACGGAGCTCACGGTGGTGGCGCTTTCTCTGGTAAAGATCCTTCGAAAGTGGATCGCTCTGCGGCTTACGCATCCCGTCATATTGCTAAGAACATCGTGGGAGCCGGCTTGGCTGAAAGATGTTTGGTGCAAGTGGCTTATGCGATTGGCGTGGCAGAACCTGTGAGCATCACGGTGAATGACTACGGCACAAGCAAAGTAGGTCCTGAAGTTCTTGAAAAAGCAGTTCGTCAGGTCTTCGACTTGCGTCCGGCGCGTATTACGAAAGACCTCGATCTTTTGCGCCCGATTTACAGCCCGACGGCTGCTTACGGTCACTTTGGCCGTAACGAAGAGTCTTTCTCTTGGGAAAAACTCAACAAAGTCGACCAGCTTAAAGACGCTGTTAAGACTTTGGCATAA